The genomic region GCGTGTTCGGTAGCGGCGTCGGCGAGGACCGGCGGTGCGAGCAGGCCGCACGGCTCTGGGCCTGCTCGCAGGCCGGTGCCGGCGTAGTAGCGGTTTGCCGCCGGGGGCGCCACGCGTACGCGCAGTTCGCAGCGCTCGGCGCCGGGCGATGGCAGGCCGGGCAGGATGAACCGGTACGGTGGCCAGCCGACGGCTGCGATGCTCATGCCGTCGACGAGAACCTCCACCGCGCCGGCGACGGCCGGCAGTTCGAGGTGGCGCGGCGTCCCGCTGGCGGGAATCTCGCGTACGTAGTCCGCGATACCGGCGAAGGTGTCCAGGCCTTGCTGTTCCCATCCTGCGGTCACGGTGATGGGGCGGCTGGTGCCCGGGCTTGTGTGAGCCTCCTGAGGGAGTTCGAGGTGCCAGCCCGAATCGAGCACGGTGGCGGCCGTCAGCGAGGGCCCTTCGAAACGCGACGGGACGTGCACCGGTCCGCTCTCCCCGGTGCTGGGCACGTCCGCAGCCGCGTGCAGGCGGAGCAGACGTACCTCCTGGTCGGCGAGGGCGATCGTCAGCGTGGACGAGGCGGTGCCGATCGTCTGCCGCTGTCCGGTAGCCGGCTCCCAGTCCTCGACGATCCAGTCTCCCGGCGGGAGGTCGACCGTCGCCTCCGTACCCGTACCGGCGGTCGCGAACAGCGCGACGCGCAGCGCCCCGAGGCCGTCCGTTCCCGCGCGGACACGCAGTGCAGAATCCGACGGAACCGAATCCGAAGGCGCCCGCACCGACAACTTCTGTGCCGGTGCCGGGAAGAGGCCGGACAGCTCGGCGGCAACGGGGACCGTGTCGAAGCTCGTGGTCGACGCGCCCAGGCGCGCCCAGTCCGTGCTCGCCGTCTGCGGCCCGTACTCGTAGACCTCCGGCTTCGGCCCGCTTGCCACCACTTGTACGCCCGCGGCGAGCAGGTCGCGCAGTGTGTCCATCGTCCTGCTCGACCGCAGTGTGGTCGTCGCGGGCAGGACGAGGGCGCGGAAACTCCGGTCGCCGATGCGCAGGGCGCCGTCCCTGGCTTCCGCTGCGGCGAGGTCACGCTCGTCGATGAGCAGGAAAGGCACGCCCGCCGAGGACAACCCGGCCGCCCACTGGCCCAGTTCACGCGCCTGCCGTGCGCACTGCCCTTCCGACCACACCGTACGGAGCGGGTAGAGGACCGCGACATCGGTACGCGGACGTACGGGTTCGAGGAACTCGCTCACCCTCGCGCTCTCCTGCGCGAAACGGGCGTGATGGCCGGTGAACCACGGCTCGAAGTTGATGCCCGGCGGGAAGTCGAACCGGGGGTTGGCGAGGGACTCGTGGTCGTGGCCGTGCCCATGGGTCTGGTAGAAGCCGTGAAAGATCATCTGCCGCATGCCGCGCAGATGATGCGTCATGGCGGTGGCCCGCAGCTCCCGCAGGCTCAGGCCCCAGTGCCCCGACCACGGGGTGCCGCCCGGTGGCGGGGTGAGGAAGTACTGCTCGACCAGCGTGCCGTTGCGCCCGTGGTGGCGGGCCACCGAGTCGCCGAAGACCGGGCTGAGTTGGTCTACGGCGTCCTGCGCGTCCACCGCGGTCAGGTCGCGGTAGCCGTCGACGCCGAAGTGGTCGAGGCCGAAGTTGACCCGCAGGTCCCAGTGCGAGAAGGCGGTGTCGAGGTTCCAGCCGCCGACGTGTCCGAGCACTTCGTGCCCGGACACGAGCAGCCCGTGGCCGTGGCACCAGTCCCGGACGCGTCCGAGGAACGTCTCCTGCGCGTGCCGGCTGAAGTGGTCGTAGAAGCGGGTGCGCAGGCTGCGCGCCTCGGTGTCGGCGCCGCCGAGCAGGGCGGTCAGGGCGCGCGGCAGGTCATCGGCGAGTTCCTTGCGCAGCGCGTCGCCGAGGCTGCGGTGGTACGGGATCGCCGATCGCTGCTGGCCGGTTCGCTCCGCCCAGTCGTAGAAGACGGCGTGCGGCTGGTCGAAGAACAGGTAGGCGACGGTCGAGCCGAAGTGGTCGCCGAGGGCCCGGGCGAACGGTTCGTAGCCGGCCGTGATGAAACGGTCGACGGCGACGGGATCCATCGGGTTGACCAGACGCGACGTCGCACAGCGGGCCGACACGAACACCACGACCTCGGCATCGGCCGGCGCCGTGTCCTCCAGCGTGACCCGGCAGCCCTGTGCCCGCCCGTCCACCTGGACGCTCGCGGCGTCGCGCTCGACGCCGCCGGCCACCACGTACTCGCAACGCCAGTCCGTCCAGGCGACGTTGCCGCCCTCGTAGTGCCACTCCATCGCCGCCCGGCCGAGGGACTGCGTCGCCGAGCTGATGCCGCTCACCTCGCCCGCGCGGGAGCCCGGCGCGAGCCGGATCCAGAACAGATGGCGTTCACGCAGCTCGTCATGGCCGCTGACCGCTCGGCCGGCCGCGTGGCCGCTCTGCCAGTTGTAGTCGTCGTAGAGCCCGACAACCATGCCGAGCTCACTCGCCGTGTCGACCGCGAGCCGGCACGCCGTGAGAAAGTCCTCGTCCAGATAGCCCTCGCGCGGGTACGACAGGCGGGCCTGGATCTGGAAGCTGCGGATCCCCGCCTGGTACATCTCGTGTACCTGACGCCGGATCAGTGCCGGGTCGGGCGGCTCGTGCCAGAACCAGTACGCGGCCGGCCGGTGCCAGGCGTCCGGTTCGGCGAACGTGCCCTGCCCGCGTGCCGTCGCGCCGGTCAACGCTCCACCGCCGCGGGCTTCTTGGCACGGGCATCGGCCGACACACGTGAATAGTCGGGCCGCGGGTCGAGCCCCAGCGCGTACGTGAGCACGGCGTAGAGCGCCGCCGCGATCACCATCGCGATGACGACGCCGAGACTGCTGGCGCCGAACACTCCGTCGCGGCCCGCCTTCGTGAGCAGGAAGCCGGTCAGCTTCGCGAAGTTGGGGTCGGCACTGGTGACGAGGCCGAGCCCGACGACGGTCCCGACGCCGAGGCTGACCAGGGCCGTCCAGCGGCCGCCCCGCCCACCGTATCCGGCCGGCAGAGCCATGTCCGTGTTCCACCCCATCCGGCGCTGGCGTACGAAGTCGACCAGCTGGATGCCGCCCATGGTCCCCATCATCACGGCGATCAGCGACAGGAACGACTGGAACGTGTCCAGGAACGAGTCCGAGATGAACAGCAGGTAGAACGCACCCAGAGCGATGACCACCGCGTTGAACGCGGTCGTCGCCGAGCGGCGCAGGGGGACACCTACGGCCATCAGAGCGAGCCCGGAGCTGTAGATGCCGGTAATGGCCGCGGAGACGAGGGAGACGACGATGACTACGGAGAAGGGGACGAAGAACCACATGGGCAGCAGATCGGTGAGCGCCCCGATCGGATCGGCCGCGGCGGCAGCTCCGAGCTCGGGGTCGCTGCCTACCAGCAGGGCGCCGACGATCAGCAGCAGCACGACGGGCAGGCTGAGTCCGATGGCGGTCCAGGCGACGACACCGCGCGCCGGAGTGTCCGGCCGCAGGTAACGGGCGAAATCCCCGCCGTAGTTGAGGAACCCGAGGCCGACCATCGTCATCGCCATGACGACGCCGCCGATGAAGACGAACGGTCCGCCCGCGGGCGCGTCACCGAGATGGGACCAGTGCACCTCAGGGAGTACGAACCCGAGGAACGCGACGGTCATGACGCCCGTCACCCACGAGACCCACACCTCGATCCGCATGATGAACTCGTGCCCCAGCACGGACACGGTCATCGTGACGGCCAGAACGAGGACGAACCAGATCACGATGGTGAAGGTAGAGCTCGACCCGTCGGAGTCCGCGAAGACGCCCGGCCACAACTTCCCGAAGAGGTTCGCGCCCGTGGTCGAGGCGAGCGTGATGATGGTGATCTTCCAGCCCATGTTGGAGAGATAGGCGAAGAACGCCGGTATGCGGTTGCCCTGGATACCGAAGGCGAACCTCGTCTGCACAAGGGTCGGAAGGCCGGTGCGCGGACCGCCGACGGCAAGCACGCCGACCATCGTGCAGGAGATCGCGTACCCGAGGGTTCCGGCCACGATGGTCTGCCAGACGTTCAGGCCCAGGCCGAAGACGTAGATCCCGTAGCTGATCCCCAGGATCGACACGTTCCAGGCGAACCAGACGGCGAAGAGCCCGCTCGGCTTGCCCCGGCGCTCGTCGAGCGGAACGGGATTGACCCCGTTCGTCTCGATGGCGCTGCCCTTCTTCTCATCAACGCTCATACCGCGGTCTCCTTCGTCTGCATATCGTTCTCCTGTGAACGCCAGGCGTGATCGAGCTGGTCAGTCGGCATGGGGGCGTCGATCCCGGTCGCGGTGAGATCGACGCCGGTCGGGTCACGGTGACCTCCGAATCCGTGCGCGGGTCACAGTCCTCGGCGAGACAGGCGGCGAGGTTGCCGAGGCAGGTACCGCACGTGCGGGACAACCACGGGCCGGAGGTCTCGTTGACACTCCCCACGGCCCGCACGGAGTTCATGACGCCGCCTTCGTCGTGCCGCGCTCGACGAGACGGGTGCCGAGCAGGACCGTCCGTGCCGTGGGATTGCCGGACATCTGCCGGTCGAGCTCCGCCACGGCGCGCGAACCCAGCTCTCCGATCTCCTGGGCGACGGTCGTCAGGGCGGGACGGACGAGCGCCGCCAGCGCGATGTTGTCGTAGCCGACGACGCCGAGATCCTCCGGCACCCGCATGCCCCGGGCGAACACGGCGTTCATGGCACCGATGGCGGCGATGTCGTTCGCCGTTGTGACGGCCGTCGGGGGCTCGGGCCCGTCGAGCAGCCGGCCCACGGCGTCTGCTCCGCAGTCCGCTGTGAAACCGCCCTCGACGACGGTCGGTTCGAGGCCCGCCTTGCGCATCTCGCTCTCGTATCCGCAGACACGCAGCGCGGTGACATCGAGGCCGGACGGGCCGCTGATGTGGGCGATCCGGGTGTGCCCCAGCGCCAGCAGGTGGCGCACCGCGAGTGCGGCGCCCTCGACATGGTCCGTGACGACCGTCGATATGCCGGTGATCGACTCCGCCCGGTCGACGACAACGAGCGGTCGCGTCCCGGCCGCCTCCCGCAGCCGCGCGGCGGAGTCGAACGGATTTCCCACGACGATGAAGCCGTCGACCCCGCGCGCACCCAGCAATCGCAGATCCTCCCGCGCCGACTCCGCCCCAGGCGATGCGGCGAGCAGGATGGTCTGCCCGCGTTCCTTCGCCGCGCTCTCCGCACCGGCCATGAGCTCCGGGAAGAACGGGTTCGTGATGTCAGGAACGATCAGACCGAGGGAGTGTGAACGGCCCGAGGAGAGGCTCCGAGCTATTTCGTTCGGCTGGAACTGCAGCCGATCCGCGACGGCGCGCACCCGCTCCACCGTCGCCGCTGAGACCCGGCCCTTGCCGGTGAGCGCACGCGACGCCGTTGCCACAGACACACCGGCCTCAGTCGCGATGTCACGGATGTTCACCACGTGGGATTCGATTCCTCCAGAGGTTGCGTAACCGGTTGCGCAGGTCAAAGTAGGCGCGTCTGGGGTATGTGCGCAACCGGTTACGCAGCACCAATTTCCGCAGTGGCCGTTCCGGGTCCGATCGAGACTGCGGAGTGCCCCGAATTGGCCGGAGAGGCGGTTTTGGTGCACTCGCCGGGCTGCCGAGGACGGGCACCCTGGCCCACCTGACCGTGGCCAGCGGATCGGCGTGACCGCGGGGAAGTGGCGTGGCCTGGCAGGTAGCCCAGTCGGTGCTGGGCCGTACGCGCTGCTTTCCTCAACGTGAAGGACGCCGCCGTGTACCTCGGTCTTTCACCGCACTCGCGCTACGTCTGGCGCCATCGGCGGCAGGGACCACCGAGCTTCCGCATGGGTCCTCGCGGTGGCGCGGGCACTCTTCGCCGGCGATCACGCTCAATTACTATGCTCACTTCATGCCAGAGGCCGGGAGCAAGGGGCGCACAGCCCTTGACGGACTGCTCGGGGGACAAGGAGATCAGGGTGCCAATCGAAACTCCCCAGATTCTCCCCAGGGCTGATCCTGGTCGGCCTGCCTGCATAGGTACGCCCGAAGCTGATCGTGGATTGCACGGCTAGATAGCCAGGGAGCCTCGGAAAGTGCTCAAGGAAGTCAGCGCGACCCGCTACATCACGCCGTTGCGTGAGGGCGGCTCGCTGCCGGGGCTCGTCGAGGGCGACGATCTCGGGACGTACGTCATGAAGTTCACCGGCGCCGGGCAGGGGCGGAAGACCCTCGTCGCGGAGGTCGTCTGCGGTGAACTCGCCCGTCGCCTGGGCCTGCGCGTACCCGGCCTGGTCACGATCGGGCTCGATCCGGTCATCGGACTCGGTGAACCGGACCAGGAAGTGCAGGAGTTGCTCAAGTCGAGCGGGGGGCTGAACCTCGGGATGGACTTTCTGTCCCGGGCGATCGGCTTCGACGCCCTCGCGCATCAGGTGAGCCCGGAAGAAGCCGGGAGGATTGTGTGGTTCGACGCGCTGGTCAACAACGTCGACCGGTCGTGGCGGAATCCCAACATGCTGGTGTGGCACGGTGATCTGTGGCTCATCGACCACGGCGCCACCATGATCTGGCACCACAACTGGCCCGGCGCGGCGGCCTCCGCGGCCAAGCCGTACGACGCCTCCGACCACGCCCTCGCGCCGTTCGGCCCCGACATCGCCTCCGCCGCCGCGGAGTTGGCGCCACGGGTCACCGAGGATCTGCTCGCCGAGGTGACCTCCGCGGTCCCCGACGAGTGGCTGCGGGACGAGCCGGGGTTCGACTCGCCCGACGCGCTCCGACGCGCGTACGCGGAGCCGCTGCTCGCCCGCGCTGCCACCATCCACGAGCGCGTCCGGACCGGACAGGAGGGCACGAAGTGAGCGAGCGCGACGGCCGGGACGTCTACGAGTACGCGCTGTTGCGCGTCGTGCCGCGCGTCGAGCGGGGCGAGTACTTCAACGCGGGCGTGCTCGTGTACTGCCGCGCGAAGTCCTTCGTGGCCGCCCACACCCATCTCGACGCGACCAAGCTGCGCGCCCTCGACCCGGCGGCGGACGAGGCCGGCGTCCGGGCCGCTCTGCGGGCCGTCGAGGGCGTCTGCGCCGGGGGAGCGGCGGCGGGACAGGCCGCCCGCGACGACGCCGGACGGCGCTTCCGCTGGCTGATCGCGCCCCGCTCCACGGTCGTCCAGCCGGGGCCCGTGCACACCGGTCTCACGGCGGATCCCGCCGCCGAGGCGCTGCGGCTGCTCGATCTGCTGGTCAGGTAATGGATCACACCTGCGGAGCAGGACGTTGACACTGGGTGCCAAGGCTTCTAGCGTCACGTCTGCTGAAGGTACTAAGCGGTTGCTCACCGGAGGGGCGTACCGTGAGGGCCGCAGGCTTCGGTCTGTCAGAGGGCTTCCCAAGGGCGAGGAGAACCAGCAATGTCCACCACTGAGCAGCGCGTCGCCGTAGTCACCGGTGCCGCGCGCGGCATCGGCGCCGCGACCGCCGTACGACTGGCCGCCGAGGGCCGCGCCGTCGCGGTGATCGACCTCGACGAGGCCGCGTGCAAGGACACCGTGGAGAAGATCACCGCCGCCGGCGGCAAGGCGATCGCGGTGGGCGCCGACGTCTCCGACGAGGCGCAGGTCGAGGCCGCCGTGGCACGGGTCGCCGAGGAGCTCGGGGCGCCGACCATCCTGGTGAACAACGCGGGCGTCCTCCGCGACAACCTGCTGTTCAAGATGAGCGCGTCCGACTGGGACACGGTCATGAACGTGCACTTGCGCGGCTCCTTCCTGATGACGCGGGCCGTTCAGAAGTGCATGGTGGACGCCAAGTTCGGCCGCGTCGTCAACCTCTCCTCCTCCTCGGCGCTCGGCAACCGCGGCCAGGTCAACTACTCCGCCGCCAAGGCCGGTCTGCAGGGCTTCACCAAGACGCTCGCCTTCGAACTCGGCAAGTTCGGCGTCACCGCGAACGCCGTAGCGCCCGGCTTCATCGTCACCGACATGACCGCCGCCACCGCCGAGCGGGTCGGCATGGGCTTCGAGGACTTCCAGGCCGCGGCCGCGACCCAGATCCCGGTCCAGCGCGTCGGCAACCCGGACGACATCGCCAACGCGATCGCCTTCTTCACGGGCGACGCGGCCGGATTCGTCTCCGGCCAGGTGCTGTACGTGGCCGGCGGACCGCTCAACTAGGCCCGGGGGACAGGGACATGACCACTGTGGAACTCTCGGGCAAGGTCGCCCTCATCACCGGCGCGAGCCGCGGCATCGGCTACGGCGTCGCCGAGGCGCTGATCGCCCGCGGCGACCGGGTGTGCATCACCGGCCGCAACGAGGACACGCTCAAGGAGGCCGTCGAGACGCTCGGCGCCGACCGCGTGATCGGCGTCGCGGGCAAGGCGCACGACGAGGCCCACCAGGCCATCGCCGTCGAGCGCACCATGGAGGCGTTCGGCCGCGTGATCGGCGTCGCGGGCAAGGCGCACGACGAGGCCCACCAGGCCATCGCCGTCGAGCGCACCATGGAGGCGTTCGGCCGCGTCGACTTCCTGGTCAACAACGCCGGTACGAACCCGGTGTTCGGACCGATCGCCGAGCTCGACCTCAACGTGGCGCGCAAGGTGTTCGAGACCAACGTCATCTCCGCGCTCGGCTTCGCCCAGCTGACGTGGAAGGCGTGGCAGAGCGAGAACGGCGGCGCGATCGTCAATATCGCCTCCCTCGCGGGTGTCTCGGCCTCGCCGTTCATCGGCGCGTACGGCATCAGCAAGGCCGCCATGATCAACCTGACCCTTCAGCTGGCGCACGAGTTCGCGCCCAAGGTGCGGGTCAACTCCATCGCGCCCGCCGTCGTCAAGACCCAGTTCGCCAAGGCCCTGTACGAGGGCCGTGAGGAGGAGGCGGCCGCGTCCTACCCCCTCGGCCGGCTCGGCGTGCCGTCGGACATCGGGGGCACGGCCGCGTTCCTGACTTCGGAGCAGTCGGACTGGATCACCGGGCAGACGCTGGTGGTCGACGGCGGGAAGTTCCTCAACGCCGGAGTCTGACGGCCGGTTCGCGGACGCCCGGGCGGCCTGGCCGGAATCCGCTCGGGCGCCCCCTGACAAGGGCGTACGCAGGAAGGACACCGTTCCGACACCGTTTGGGTATACCCGCTGATCAAGGGCTATGTGGATGTGAAGACGCATCCGGCCGGGCGCTGCGGTATCGTGCGCCCACCCTTGCGGGATGGCCGATCGAGGAGTGTGCGCGTGTTCAAGCGGGACAGATACCTGCGTCGACTGGGGGCTATCACGTCGATATCCCTGGTCGCCGGATGCGGAGTCTTCTCGTCGGAGTCTTCCGACGACGGGAAGACGATCCGGGTGGGAACCACCAGTGAGCCCAGCACCCTGGATCCGGCGGCCTCCTGGGACAACTCGTGGGAGCTGTTCCGTAACGTTCACCAGACCCTCCTGAACTTCCCCGCCGGCGCGTCCGAGCCCGAGCCCGACGCCGCCGAGAGCTGCGAGTTCACCGACGGTTCGAGCAGCGTGTACAGCTGCAAGCTGCGCGAGGGGCTGCAGTTCTCCAACGGCCACACGCTGGACGCGAAGGCCGTCAAGTACTCCATCGACCGGATCAAGAAGATCAACGTCAACGGCGGCCCCGCCGGTCTGCTGACCAGCCTCTCCAGGATCGAGGCGACGAACGACCGAGAGATCGTCTTCCACCTGAACCAGCCCGACGCGACGTTCCCCTTCGTGCTCTCCACGCCCGCCATGTCGATCGTGGACCCCGAGGAGTACCCCGCGAACGAGCTCCGCAAGGACGGCAAGGTCTCCGGCTCGGGGCCGTACAACCTGCAGTCCTACGAAGAGGGCAATCGGGCCGAACTGGCCAAGAACGGCAGCTACAAGGGCATCGCGGACCGCAAGAACAGCTCCGTCACGATCCGCTACTTCCAGGATTCGGCCAAGATGGCCGACGCCCTCAGGGACAAGCAGATCGACGTCGTCTACCGCGGCCTGCGCGCCTCGGACATCGTCGACATCCAGGACAACAGCGGTGACGAGGGCCTCCAGCTCGTCGAGAACCCCACCACCGAGATCAGCTACCTGGTGTTCAACCCCAAGGACCCGTGGGCCAAGAGGGTCTCGGTCCGCAAGGCGATCGCCCAGCTCGTCGACCGGCCCGCCCTCGCCCACAACATCTACAAGGACACCGTCGAGCCGCTGTACTCGATGATCCCCAAGGGCCTGGTCGGCCACACCACGGGCTTCTTCGACGACTTCGGGAACCCCAGCTCCGCCAAGGCCAAGCAGCTCCTGGAGGACGACGGCATCACCGAGCCCGTACCGCTCACCCTCTGGTACACGACCGACCGCTACGGGTCCCAGACCAAGCCGGCCTTCGAGGAGCTGAAGCGGCAGCTCGAAGCCCCCGGCCTGTTCAAGGTCACGCTCAAGAGCCGCCCCTGGAAGACGTACGTCGCGGGCTACCAGAAGGGCGAGTACCCGGTGTTCGGGCGCGGCTGGTTCCCCGACTTCCCCGACGCCGACAACTTCATCGCCCCCTTCGTGGGTGAGCAGAACGCGCTCGGTACGCCGTACGAGACACCCGAGATCACCGGCAAGCTGATCCCCGATTCGCGTCGGGAGAGCGACCGCGGGGCCGTGGCCGCGGACTTCGAGAAGGCTCAGCAGATCCTCCTGGACGACGCCCGGCTGCTGCCGCTGTGGCAGGGCAAGCAGCACGTGGCCGCGAACGAGGAGATCGGCGGCGCGGAGAACGCCATCGACCCGGCCACGATGATGGCGATGTGGGAGCTGTACTGGAAGACCAGCTGGTAGGTCCACCGCTTCGGCACTCGGGCCCGATTGTCAGTGGGCGCCTGTAGGTTCTGTGCTCTGACGGTGGCCGCGCCTCGCGCGGTCACCCATGGCCACGTGCTCCGTGGCTGTGAAGTGAGCGCACACCGGAGGAAGTTGACGTGACCGACACCGCCATGCTGCCCGAGTCCTGGCGCGGCGTCCTGGGCGAAGAGCTCCAGAAGACCTACTTCAAGGAGCTCACCGAGTTCGTCGAGGAGGAGCGCGAGCAGGGTCCCGTCTACCCGCCGCGCGAGGAGGTCTTCGCCGCGCTCGACGCGACGCCGTACGACCGCGTGAAGGTGCTCGTCCTCGGCCAGGACCCGTACCACGGCGAGGGCCAGGGCCACGGCCTGTGCTTCTCGGTCCGTCCGGGCGTGAAGACCCCGCCCTCGCTGCGCAACATCTACAAGGAGATGCAGGCGGAGCTGGGCACGCCGATCCCGGACAACGGCTATTTGATGCCGTGGGCCGAGCAGGGCGTCCTGCTGCTCAACGCGGTGCTGACGGTCCGCTCCGGAGAGGCCAACTCGCACAAGGGGAAGGGCTGGGAGAAGTTCACGGACGCGGTGATCCGGGCCGTGGGCGACCGGCCCGACCCGGCGGTCTTCGTCCTGTGGGGCAACTACGCGCAGAAGAAGCTCCCCCTCATCGACGAGGAGCGGCACATCGTGGTGAAGGGCGCGCACCCCTCGCCGCTGTCCGCGAAGAAGTTCTTCGGCTCGCATCCGTTCACGCAGATCAACGAGGCGGTCGCCAAGCAGGGTCACGACCCGATCGACTGGCGGATCCCCGACCTGGGCTGAGACCAGGTCACCACGTCACGACGTCACCACGACGCGTGTTGCGACCAGCCGCCACAAGGCCCGTTCCGGCCGTCCGCCGGGCTGGGTCCGGCTGGTGAGCGGGACCGGTCCGGCTGGCCGGAGTGCTCGGCTCGGCCGGTGAGTGGGACCGGTCGGTAGGCCCGATTCGGGCCGGTCGGTGACGTGTCCGTCACCGGCCTGGCCCAGTGGCGTGCGGAGCCGCCGGGGCCGCCTGAGCTCGATTGTCAGTGTCTGCCGTTAGCGTCGGGAAAGGTGACGGAACGACCGGCGCGGGCGCGGCGGCCGGCGGGCGAGCGTGGAGGACGATCCGGTGGCGGAGCAACAGGAACAGGCGGCGGCCGACGCGATGACGACCAGGATCGGACAGGTCGCCATGCTTCTCCACGGCGGTGACCGCGAGGAGGCCCGGGGCCGCTTCCTGGACCTGTGGGCCGAGATCGGCGAGGACGGCGACGCGCTGCACCGCTGTACGCTCGCGCACTACATGGCCGACGCCCAGGACGACCCCTCGGACGAACTCGCCTGGGATCTACGGGCGTTGTCGGCCGCGGACGAACTCACGGATGCCCGGACCGCGGAGCCCCACCGGTCGCTCGCGGTGCGGGCCTTCTATCCCTCCCTGCATCTCAGCCTCGCCGCCGACTACGTGAAACTCGGCCGCTCCGAGGCCGCCCGCAGCCATCTGCGCCGGGCCCGCGACACCGTCGGCGTCCTCGGCGACGACGCGTACGGGGACGGGATCCGGGCGGGCATCGGCCGCCTGGAGCTGAGACTTGACGAGGAGGGGCCGTCGGGCGGGGCGCCCGAAGCGGCTCCGGGTGAGGGGAGAGGTCCGGGCGGCGAGACGCTGGGGCCACCGCGGCAGCGGCCCTAGAAGTCGCCCCGCGGTGGTGCCGTACGGGGCGCGGACCCGGGAGCGGAGAGACGGGCGACGCACAGGGCGTCGCATTGGGCGGCGCCCTGGTTGTCGCCCCGGTGGGTACGTCGCCCTCGTGGATCGGCGCCCCGGTCCGTCAACGTCCGTACACGTCCTTGCACATGGCCGCCTGCGTGCTGTCCGGGTCCCAACCGCCGTACTGCCGGCCCAAGGCGCACACATCCGTGCCCACCGGAGCAGCGGCCCTGGGCTGACGCGGGACCGTGGGGTGCTCGGGCCGCCGGGGTTCCGGGCGCCGCGGCGGATCGGCGGGGGCATGGCGCGGAGGGTCCGCAGGGGCCGCGGCGGGGGCCGAAGGCGCCGTACGGCGGGGCGTGGACGCGGGTGCCGACGGGCGCCGGGGCGGGCCGATCATCTCCAGGGCCTCGCGGGCCGGAGCCTGCACGATCTGGGGCTCGGCTCTGCCGCCCGGACGCGGTTCCGAGGCCGGAGACGGCGTGGACGGCGGGCCGGGAGCGAGCGGTCGCTGGACGGTCACGCAGCCGGAGACGGCCGAGACGGCCACGGTGACCAGGAGCGTTGCGGTGGTCGCGGTTCGATGCACCCGCGCAACTCTGCTGTGTCCGCCCCTATTTGGGGAGCTGACAAGCGGAGGATGCCCCGCATGGGTGAACGACCGGTGCGCTGGCCTCCGGCGGTTCGGGGAGGGGTGTGCGTCGGCTGCGGGTCGGTGGGGGCTGGTCGCGCAGTTCCCCGCGCCCCTAAGAGGGGCGCCCTGGTTGCCGACGGCCTTGCCCATACCTACGCGCCTCAGTCGCCGGTGGCGCCGTCGATCCGTTCGCGGATCAGGTCGGCGTGGCCGTTGTGGCGCGCGTACTCCTCGATCATGTGGGTGTAGATCCAGCGCAGGTTGAAGGGCTTGTCGGTGAACCTGCTCCTGCCCTCGGACAGGTCGTCCAGGGCGAAACGTGCCGCGTTGCGGCGGGCGGTCGCGATCTCGGTCTGCCAGGTGCCGTACGCCTCCTCCCAGGTGTCCTTCTCGGTGAGGTGGAACTCGCCGTCCCGGTCCTCGTCGCTGTAGTAGATCGGCCCCGGATCGTCGGCTGTCAGGACCTTGCGGAACCAGCTCCGCTCCACCTCCGCCATGTGCCGGACGAGACCCAGCAGGGAGAGCTCCGACGGGGGCACGGACGCCGTCCTGAGCTGGGCGTCGTCCAGA from Streptomyces sp. NBC_00878 harbors:
- a CDS encoding cytosine permease; its protein translation is MSVDEKKGSAIETNGVNPVPLDERRGKPSGLFAVWFAWNVSILGISYGIYVFGLGLNVWQTIVAGTLGYAISCTMVGVLAVGGPRTGLPTLVQTRFAFGIQGNRIPAFFAYLSNMGWKITIITLASTTGANLFGKLWPGVFADSDGSSSTFTIVIWFVLVLAVTMTVSVLGHEFIMRIEVWVSWVTGVMTVAFLGFVLPEVHWSHLGDAPAGGPFVFIGGVVMAMTMVGLGFLNYGGDFARYLRPDTPARGVVAWTAIGLSLPVVLLLIVGALLVGSDPELGAAAAADPIGALTDLLPMWFFVPFSVVIVVSLVSAAITGIYSSGLALMAVGVPLRRSATTAFNAVVIALGAFYLLFISDSFLDTFQSFLSLIAVMMGTMGGIQLVDFVRQRRMGWNTDMALPAGYGGRGGRWTALVSLGVGTVVGLGLVTSADPNFAKLTGFLLTKAGRDGVFGASSLGVVIAMVIAAALYAVLTYALGLDPRPDYSRVSADARAKKPAAVER
- a CDS encoding LacI family DNA-binding transcriptional regulator, which translates into the protein MHQNRLSGQFGALRSLDRTRNGHCGNWCCVTGCAHTPDAPTLTCATGYATSGGIESHVVNIRDIATEAGVSVATASRALTGKGRVSAATVERVRAVADRLQFQPNEIARSLSSGRSHSLGLIVPDITNPFFPELMAGAESAAKERGQTILLAASPGAESAREDLRLLGARGVDGFIVVGNPFDSAARLREAAGTRPLVVVDRAESITGISTVVTDHVEGAALAVRHLLALGHTRIAHISGPSGLDVTALRVCGYESEMRKAGLEPTVVEGGFTADCGADAVGRLLDGPEPPTAVTTANDIAAIGAMNAVFARGMRVPEDLGVVGYDNIALAALVRPALTTVAQEIGELGSRAVAELDRQMSGNPTARTVLLGTRLVERGTTKAAS
- a CDS encoding HipA family kinase; translated protein: MLKEVSATRYITPLREGGSLPGLVEGDDLGTYVMKFTGAGQGRKTLVAEVVCGELARRLGLRVPGLVTIGLDPVIGLGEPDQEVQELLKSSGGLNLGMDFLSRAIGFDALAHQVSPEEAGRIVWFDALVNNVDRSWRNPNMLVWHGDLWLIDHGATMIWHHNWPGAAASAAKPYDASDHALAPFGPDIASAAAELAPRVTEDLLAEVTSAVPDEWLRDEPGFDSPDALRRAYAEPLLARAATIHERVRTGQEGTK
- a CDS encoding DUF3037 domain-containing protein is translated as MSERDGRDVYEYALLRVVPRVERGEYFNAGVLVYCRAKSFVAAHTHLDATKLRALDPAADEAGVRAALRAVEGVCAGGAAAGQAARDDAGRRFRWLIAPRSTVVQPGPVHTGLTADPAAEALRLLDLLVR
- the fabG gene encoding 3-oxoacyl-ACP reductase FabG, with amino-acid sequence MSTTEQRVAVVTGAARGIGAATAVRLAAEGRAVAVIDLDEAACKDTVEKITAAGGKAIAVGADVSDEAQVEAAVARVAEELGAPTILVNNAGVLRDNLLFKMSASDWDTVMNVHLRGSFLMTRAVQKCMVDAKFGRVVNLSSSSALGNRGQVNYSAAKAGLQGFTKTLAFELGKFGVTANAVAPGFIVTDMTAATAERVGMGFEDFQAAAATQIPVQRVGNPDDIANAIAFFTGDAAGFVSGQVLYVAGGPLN
- a CDS encoding SDR family oxidoreductase; amino-acid sequence: MTTVELSGKVALITGASRGIGYGVAEALIARGDRVCITGRNEDTLKEAVETLGADRVIGVAGKAHDEAHQAIAVERTMEAFGRVIGVAGKAHDEAHQAIAVERTMEAFGRVDFLVNNAGTNPVFGPIAELDLNVARKVFETNVISALGFAQLTWKAWQSENGGAIVNIASLAGVSASPFIGAYGISKAAMINLTLQLAHEFAPKVRVNSIAPAVVKTQFAKALYEGREEEAAASYPLGRLGVPSDIGGTAAFLTSEQSDWITGQTLVVDGGKFLNAGV